A window of the Streptomyces luomodiensis genome harbors these coding sequences:
- a CDS encoding DUF3566 domain-containing protein, with translation MSGATGAAGGGADAGGRPGSGAPTSAGGTTAGEGARGPAGESAAVTETRKLRPQRDPQPKPQYSSPLPSERPAPSQPAQPYHPPQAYAPPPGGGAGRGGSSVPGQSAQGAQTGQQQAATAVRRPRTPAGARPAPRTRKARLRVAKVDPWSVMKVSFLLAIALGICTLIAVAVLWMVMDAMGVFSAVGDTISDATESQNGSGFDLQSFLSLPRVLGFTGIIAVINVVLATALATLGAFIYNLSAGFVGGVELTLAEDE, from the coding sequence GTGAGTGGAGCCACGGGTGCCGCGGGCGGCGGTGCGGACGCCGGAGGGCGGCCCGGATCGGGAGCCCCGACTTCGGCGGGCGGTACCACCGCCGGGGAAGGCGCCCGTGGCCCGGCCGGGGAGTCCGCCGCGGTGACGGAGACCCGGAAGCTCCGGCCGCAGCGCGATCCGCAGCCGAAGCCCCAGTACTCCAGCCCGCTTCCCAGCGAGCGTCCCGCTCCCTCCCAGCCGGCGCAGCCGTACCACCCGCCGCAGGCCTACGCCCCGCCGCCGGGCGGCGGGGCCGGGCGCGGCGGCTCCTCGGTGCCGGGGCAGTCGGCCCAGGGCGCCCAGACGGGGCAGCAGCAGGCCGCCACGGCCGTCCGCCGCCCCCGTACGCCCGCGGGGGCCCGTCCGGCGCCGCGCACCCGTAAGGCGCGGCTGCGGGTCGCCAAGGTCGATCCGTGGTCGGTCATGAAGGTCAGCTTCCTGCTCGCGATCGCGCTGGGGATCTGCACCCTGATCGCGGTGGCGGTGCTGTGGATGGTCATGGACGCCATGGGCGTCTTCAGCGCGGTGGGCGACACCATCAGCGATGCGACGGAGTCGCAGAACGGCTCCGGATTCGACCTCCAGTCCTTCCTGTCGCTGCCGCGTGTCCTGGGATTCACCGGGATCATCGCCGTGATCAATGTGGTGCTGGCGACCGCGTTGGCCACGCTCGGGGCCTTCATCTACAACCTGTCGGCGGGCTTCGTGGGCGGGGTCGAGCTGACCCTGGCCGAGGACGAGTAG
- a CDS encoding DLW-39 family protein: MKKLLLVALAAIGGLLVYRQIQADRAEQDLWTEATDSVPAGTGV, translated from the coding sequence GTGAAGAAGCTTCTCCTGGTCGCACTGGCCGCCATCGGCGGGCTCCTCGTGTACCGCCAGATCCAGGCGGATCGCGCCGAGCAGGATCTGTGGACGGAGGCGACCGACTCCGTGCCCGCAGGTACGGGTGTGTGA
- a CDS encoding serine/threonine-protein kinase — translation MGEIFAGRYELVDPIGRGGVGAVWRVWDHRRRRYVAAKVLQQRDAHTLLRFVREQALRIDHPHVVAPASWAADDDKVLFTMDLVGGGSFAHLIGDYGPLPPRYVCTLLDQLLSGLAAVHAEGVVHRDIKPANILLEATGTGRPHVRLSDFGIALTKGEPRLTEANYVMGTPGYFAPEQMMGDDPDFPADLFAVGLVALYLLNGHKPDAEALVKLFEQGVPNAPTGVPEPLWQVVAGLLQPDPEDRFRTATGARKALATAVELLPEGDLDDEAIEVFDQLGPLPAGFGPNGPTRPGRRHAKADPPQESGAAPHRSQPTAEAAPPQPATPQPSMADTGSFTLPPPLPQNDQPRTPPAEAPSGPAPHTWAPHAWTPSAETPHAQPPHAQPPQAQTPSQIPPSQTPPGQTRSAQTPPRTPPPQPAGPPTPTPPPPAARPATPPPPVQQHSLPHPPTPSTAAPLPSAPQPPVHHPHHAPQPPHSVQPAHPHTPTPASAPTAAPTPTPTPTPTPTPTPPPRDFPSTRPYTAQRSQVPPATRRRPGPSRKTAVAILIVAALCFAVGAWALVAAG, via the coding sequence ATGGGTGAGATCTTCGCGGGCCGGTACGAGCTGGTGGACCCGATCGGGCGCGGGGGCGTGGGCGCCGTATGGCGCGTCTGGGACCACCGCCGCCGCCGATACGTGGCAGCGAAGGTGCTCCAGCAACGCGACGCCCATACGCTGCTGCGCTTCGTCCGGGAACAGGCCCTGCGGATCGATCACCCCCATGTGGTGGCACCGGCCAGCTGGGCGGCCGACGACGACAAGGTGCTGTTCACCATGGATCTGGTGGGCGGCGGTTCGTTCGCCCATCTCATCGGCGACTACGGCCCGCTGCCGCCCCGTTATGTGTGCACACTGCTCGATCAGCTGCTCTCCGGACTGGCGGCGGTGCACGCCGAGGGTGTGGTGCACCGTGACATCAAGCCCGCGAACATCCTGCTGGAAGCCACCGGAACCGGGCGACCCCATGTCCGGCTGTCCGACTTCGGTATCGCGCTGACCAAGGGCGAGCCGCGCCTCACCGAGGCCAACTACGTGATGGGCACGCCTGGTTACTTCGCGCCCGAGCAGATGATGGGCGACGATCCGGACTTCCCGGCGGACCTGTTCGCCGTCGGGCTGGTGGCGCTCTATCTGCTCAACGGACACAAGCCGGACGCGGAGGCACTGGTCAAGCTCTTCGAGCAGGGGGTGCCGAACGCGCCGACCGGGGTGCCCGAACCGCTGTGGCAGGTGGTCGCGGGTCTGCTGCAACCGGACCCCGAGGACCGGTTCCGCACTGCCACCGGGGCGCGGAAGGCGCTGGCGACGGCGGTCGAGCTGCTGCCCGAGGGAGATCTGGACGACGAGGCCATCGAGGTCTTCGACCAGCTCGGGCCGCTGCCCGCCGGTTTCGGCCCCAACGGCCCGACCCGGCCCGGCCGCCGCCATGCGAAGGCGGACCCGCCCCAGGAGAGCGGTGCGGCGCCGCACCGGTCCCAGCCCACCGCCGAGGCGGCGCCTCCCCAGCCGGCCACCCCGCAGCCCTCCATGGCCGACACCGGGAGCTTCACCCTCCCACCGCCGCTCCCTCAGAACGACCAGCCGCGGACACCGCCCGCCGAGGCCCCCTCCGGTCCGGCTCCGCACACCTGGGCTCCACACGCCTGGACTCCGTCCGCTGAAACCCCGCACGCCCAACCCCCACACGCCCAACCCCCACAAGCGCAGACGCCGAGCCAGATACCGCCGAGCCAGACACCACCAGGCCAAACGCGGTCGGCCCAGACACCGCCCCGGACCCCACCGCCCCAGCCCGCGGGCCCGCCGACACCGACACCCCCGCCACCGGCCGCCCGGCCCGCGACGCCGCCCCCGCCGGTCCAGCAGCACTCGCTGCCGCACCCGCCGACCCCCTCGACCGCGGCCCCGCTCCCATCGGCTCCACAGCCGCCCGTGCACCACCCGCACCACGCACCACAGCCCCCACACTCCGTACAGCCCGCGCACCCGCATACGCCCACCCCCGCTTCCGCTCCGACCGCGGCGCCCACGCCGACACCGACACCCACGCCGACACCGACTCCGACGCCGCCCCCGCGTGACTTTCCTTCTACTCGTCCATACACCGCCCAGCGGTCGCAGGTTCCCCCCGCGACCCGGCGGCGCCCCGGACCGTCCCGGAAGACAGCGGTGGCGATCCTGATCGTCGCGGCGCTGTGCTTCGCCGTCGGCGCCTGGGCGCTGGTGGCCGCGGGCTGA
- a CDS encoding helix-turn-helix domain-containing protein: MDATQQDATARARELQRSWYGEPLGALFRRLIDDLGLNQARLAAVLGLSAPMLSQLMSGQRAKIGNPAVVQRVQALQELSSQAADGRVSAAEAAERMEEIKKSAGGSVLNSTQTTASTGAPTVRRVVREIQSLLRSVAAAGDIIDAADSLAPTHPELAEFLRVYGAGRTAEAVAHYEAHQS, from the coding sequence ATGGACGCAACGCAGCAGGATGCCACCGCGCGTGCACGGGAGCTTCAGCGCAGCTGGTACGGGGAACCGCTGGGGGCGCTCTTTCGCCGTCTCATCGATGATCTCGGCCTGAACCAGGCCCGTCTCGCCGCCGTCCTCGGTCTGTCCGCACCGATGCTCTCGCAGCTCATGAGCGGCCAGCGCGCCAAGATCGGCAACCCCGCCGTCGTCCAGCGGGTGCAGGCGTTGCAGGAGCTGTCCAGTCAGGCGGCGGACGGCAGGGTCAGCGCCGCCGAGGCCGCCGAGCGCATGGAGGAGATCAAGAAGTCCGCGGGCGGCTCGGTCCTCAACTCCACCCAGACCACGGCGAGCACGGGCGCCCCGACCGTGCGGCGAGTGGTGCGCGAGATCCAGTCGCTGCTGCGGTCCGTGGCGGCCGCCGGGGACATCATCGATGCCGCCGACTCCCTCGCCCCCACCCACCCCGAGCTGGCAGAGTTTCTCCGTGTGTACGGCGCCGGGCGGACCGCCGAGGCGGTCGCCCACTACGAGGCGCACCAGAGCTGA